The Bifidobacterium bifidum ATCC 29521 = JCM 1255 = DSM 20456 region CCACGGCCTCGGGCAGGCCCTTGAGCCCGTCGCAGCACACGATCAGCGCGTCGGCCATGCCCCGGTTGGCCATCTCGGCGCACACGTGCGCCCAGAAGGAGGCGCCCCCGTCGTCCTGGACCCATACGCCAGGCACATGCTTGAACCCGTCCATGTCGACGCCGATGGCGATGTGCGCCGCCTTGGGCGGCACCCTGCCGTTGTCGCGCACCTTGACCCTGACGGCGTCCAGGTACAAGACCGGACAGAACTCGTCCAGCGGCCGCTCCTGCCATTCGAGCACGGCGTCGCTCACCGCGTCGGTGATGTTGGATATCGTCTCGGGGCTCAGGTCCGCGCCGATCGTCTTCTCAAGGTGGTGCTGGATGCCGCGCACCGTCATGCCGCCCGCGTACAGGGATATGATCATCTCGTCCAGTCCGCCCAGCCTCCCGGAACGCCTGGGCACCAACCTCGGGGCGAACGAGCCGTCCCTGCCGTAGGGAACCTGCACGGCCGCCTCTCCCACCGGCGTGGACAGCGTCTTGGGACACGAACCGTTGCGCGAGTTCGCATGCCCGCCGCCCGCCTTCGACCCCCCGTCGCCGGGCGCGTAGCCCAGATGCGGCGTCGTCTCGGTCTGCAGGCCGCGTTCCAGGGCGACCCTCGTGAGCTCGCCCGGCAGACCGCCGTCGCCGGTGAGCTCGATCCGCCCGCCGTCTATCCGTTCGAACAGGGGATCCAGCGCTCCCGACGCGACCAGCGAGTCCACCAGGGGCCGCGAATCCGTCACGGCGCCATTGTCATTCCCGGCCACATCGCCGGCCATAGGCTTCACTGCCTCGGTCACCATGATCGTTTCCTTTCCATCAGATGATCCCATACACAAACAATTAGACACCCTCCCTGGATGGGCGACGCCCTCGACCAGGTGCGCAAACGACTGTGGAACCAAGCCCGGCGCGAAGGCGACAAGAAGACGACCGGGACGATGCGCGGCCTGAAATACGCTCTGCTCAAGAACCCCGACGATCTGACCGACCGGCAGAACACGGCCCTCGCCACGCTCGGGGACGTCGATCCCAGGGGCCAGCTCTACCGCGCCTGGCAACTCAAGGAACTCCTCAGGACCCTCCTGCGCCAACCCGTCGAACAGGCCGAAGCCGAATTGAAACGATGGATCGGCTGGGCGTCCCGCTGCCGCATACCCGAAGTCACGGACTTATGCGGGAAGATCAGACGCCGCCGCGACGACATCCTGCGCACCATCCGCCTGGGCTACTCCAACGCCAGGCTCGAAGCGTTCAACAACAAAATCAAGGTCACCATACGCATGGCCTACGGCTTCCGCGACACCGACAACCTCATCGCCATGATCAAACTCCGATGCAGCGGCCTACCGATCCACCTGCCAGCACCCATCCCCTAACCCACGAAAACAGCAGAAGCCTCCTATAATTCTGTATTGGTCTTTTTCATTGATTATGATTAAAGTTCGCAAGAAGATTTGAATCCCATTCCTGATGTCGAATAGAGGCTTTACATGGCGGAAAATAAGGTGAAAAGAAAGCATCTAGTCTATGTTGACGTACTGAATATTATGTCGTGCTTCGCTGTGGTCATGCTGCATGTTTCTTTGAATGTTTTCAATCCCTCCGACACTTACTGGACGCAAGCGGTTTTATTTCAGGCGATTGCCATTTTCGCTGTTCCGATTTTTTTCATGATTAGTGGTATGAACCTTATTGGTTATGCTGATAAATACGATACGAAAACATTTTTTAAAAAGAGACTGTGGCGTGTAGGTCGTGCGCTCATTCTGGCAAGTGTCTTCTGCTATATCTTATTCTGCATATTTCCGTTCTCTTTTTATGGCGCCGAACAGTATGCGAGCGGAATTGGTGTTAGGGATTTTGTATCGCGTTTTTTAACGAATTCAATAAACGACATTTATTGGTTTTTGTACACAATAATTTATCTATATATGTTAACGCCGTTGTTGACTCAGATACGAAATAATAAAAAAACTCTGCAATATTTGATTGTGCTGCAGTTTGTTATTAGCATTTTAATTCCGTTAATTGAACGATTTGGCGTACCTAAAAAATATTTCGGAACCCTTTTCAATTGGCCGCTGTTCTCTTCAAGCGCATTGCTTTATTTTTTGTTGGGATTCTATATCGCCAATTACCTGTGGAAGCTTCCTCCCCTTTGGCTTGCAGGAATCATTTGTGTAATTTCAGCTGGAGCGATGTTTTTCGGTGGTTTGTACACTAACGGATACTTCGCAGTACGCGATGTTGAATACCATAGCTACGTGATTAGTGCTTCCTCTCCATTGTGTGTTATTGAGGCGGTTGCATTGTTCCTATGTGCCATGCAAGTGGAACAGCGTTTGCGGGAGATGTCTCCTACGGTTTTGCATTGTATCCGCGAGGTTTCCGGTGCATCCCTTGGCGTATACCTTTTCCATATTTTAGTGATTAATTGGATGGGAAAGCGCAATTGGGGCAATGTATCTCAATTCTGGGGAGAACATATGGGAGTACGAGCCATGGTTGTATATTTGGTTACGTTGATTGTCGTTGTCATATGTAGACATATTCTGATGCAGATTAAGAAAATATTTACTAAGCGGAGGCCTGATTGTGTTGCCTGAAATAGTATTGCACGGAGATGAGAAGAAACGATTTGCTGGATGGGGATTCCCAGTGGTACTGGGTTTTGTCTTCGCTTGTGGAACGAATGCTTCGACTGATGCGATAGTTCCATTTGATCGTCCGTATTTTTATGCGCAGTGGCTGCTCTTTGCAGTTCTCTTCCTCGCGTTTTTTCAGATTGGTTTCAAAATCGTTCAGATGGGAGCATCTGACGGTTTAACGAAGCAGGCTTCGAAGACGAATGCATTTTCGAATAAGTTTTTGTTGCTTCGATTTGAGTATGGCCAATCAAAAAAGTCCAAGTTCAAAGATTCTTTGAGAATCTTGGCTGCTTGGCTGCCGTATATTGTTTTGCTCTATCCAGGTGTTTTGTATTGGGATACCGGAGATCAAGTCGCGCAGTTCTTCGGAATCTCCGCTTTCGGGCAGAAGCCGGGCAAGATCTGGGATCACCATCCTTTCTTCGATACCTATCTATACGGAGGGTTCATTTGGCTTGGTCATGCAATTACCGGTAGCTACAATGTGGGGATTTTCCTATATGCCATTGCACAATGTGTTTTTGTTGCCGTCGCACTTGCGTGTTGGTTGAGTTATTTGAAGGAACGTGGCGTCGGACGAGTTCCGTTGAAAATATGCGCCATGTTCTTCTGCTTCTTCCCGATCTTCCCTATAGCGTTTATGAGTCTGTCGAAAGACATCACTCATGCCGCGTTCTTTATCGCATGGCTTCTGATGTTCATGCGCTTGGTTGACACGAAACTTGAAAAAATCAAGCAGCCTTCTTTCTTCTTTGGTTTCTTGATTCTCGGGCTGTGCTCTTCCCTGAGCAAGAAAATGGGAATGTATATCATTCTATTCTGTTTGATTATCCTCGTCTTTGGAAAATTTAGGATACGATTCAAGGCAGTGGTTGCGGGGATTGCCGCATTTCTTTTTGCAATCGTCAGTATCGTTCTGCCTAATTACTACTATCCGAGGGCGAATATCGTTCCTGGAGGTGGACAGGCTGCATTCGCGATGCCGATTGAACTCTTAGGACGTTCGGCTCACGCGTATCCTCAGGATGTTACCGATTCGGAAAAGAAAGCCATTGAATCATATCTGGTATATTCTTGGGATCAGATTAGCACGCAATACAATCCGTATATTGCCGATCCTGTTACGGGATACAAGTTACGCAAAGGGGCTTCTACGCCGGATTTCCTCAAGGCATGGTTAAAGATTGGTTTGAGGCATCCAATGACATATCTCAATGGTTTTGTCTGTCTTGAATCTGGATGGATCTCCTTTTCCGGAAATGATAAATCTTCTGTTTCCTATAAGGATGTAAAGAAATCGGTACAATATCCAGTGCAGTTGCAAATGGATGCCAGCGTATACACTGTCGCGAATGAAGACACTCTCGGCAAGCTAATTCCCAATAAAGACAAGAATTGGGCACAGGAAATAGTCGACAGCATTACTTCTATACTGAAATCGATTCCTGTGGTGAATGTTCTTACCTATGTGGCTTTTTGGGCATCGGTATTTCCTACGTTTATCGCTTACCTGCTATGGCGTAAGCGTAAAGAATATGTAACAGCTAAAACGATGTTCCAATTGCTGCCTTACTTCGTATCGGCAGCTTCGCTTTTCGTCTATCCTGTGTCCCGTGTAACGGGAGGTAGCCATGGTGGAGATGCTACGAGATATATGTTCCATGCATTGTTGCTTGCGCCTATCGTGATAGGGCTTTTGCTCTCGCTAAAGAAAAAGCCCCAAAAAGAAAAAAAATAGATGGAGTCCCTACCAAGGACAATCGGGATAACGTAAGGGCGAATCATCTCGCCCTTACGTTATCCCGATTGTCTTACCGCCTGCCGCGTGCTACGCGCGCGATGGCCTTCAACGCATCACGACGCCTCGAACCAATCGGCATCAATGGGTCGATGAACTTGCGGATCGGATTGTCCTCTCCGACCGCACGCTCATGTTTCGGCAGGAAGACATCCTCCGGGATTTGCGGCTCGTTCGCCAGCACCACGCGCTTGATCAGACGTTCGTAGAACGGTGTTTCGCGGGCATAACGCCAGTAGATCGAGGCGTAATCGCAATCCGGATCCACCCACGGCTTCTGGTAGCCGGCATAGTGGATGATCTGCGGATTGCTGCGCGACTTCATGTATGCGTCGTAGATATCGTTCGGTGACTGGGTGAACAGGTTGCCCACACGTCCGCCGCAGTCGTGCAACACGTTCCATTCCCATGGCAGATACAGCACGTTACCTTCGCAGTGTGCGTTGAGCACATCCTGGTCGTTGTAGATGAACTCGTCATTCGATGCGTAAGCGAGCCATTGCTCGATGGTGTAATGCTCACGCATCGCCTTGGTATTGAGCACCAGCACACCAGCCTGGAAGTAATCGTAGGGGTTCTGCATCTTCAGCACGGTCTTCGCATAATTCATACGCTTACCATGCTTTACGTTCAAATTGCCAAGGAAATCGATATCGCGCACTGCGCCAAGCAGCTTGCCCTGCAAATCGATGTTGTAGAGCTTTGCGATATCACCGTTGATGATGATGTCGGAATCAAGGTACAGCACCTTGTCATAGAACGGCAGGAGCTTTTGAATCAGGAAACGATAGTATGTTTCCACACTGATATGGGCGTTGTTGGTGGAAAGCTCATATCCGGCAAGTTCGCGGTCCACGTTGGTGAATCGCAGATTCATGTTCGGGAACTGTTTGAAGAACCCGCGCATACGTTCCTGCTTGTCCCAAGCGATGTTGCGCTGCAGTACGGTGACATCGTAGAAATAGCTCGGATCAGCGTTCTTCATGGCCGAATACACGGTGGTAGTCAGCTGTGGCACATAGTTGTCATCTGCTGCGTACACCACCGGAATGATCGGCTTGTCGGTGATATCAAGCGGTTTAAGCTGCTCGGCTGGCTCTGGATTGGTGAAGTGCACGCACTGCAGCTCCTTGAACTTCCAGTTGGATCCGATGCGCTTGTGATGCATGAGATAGATATTCAGCAGGCGTTCGGAAAGATGGCCTGGCGTACGCAGTGCCTCTTTGCTGTACGTGCTGTAATCGGTGTTCTTATCGAATTCCTCGAGAATCGGGAACATCCATTCACAATAATCGAAGAAGATTTCCTTCTTCATGATGAACATGTTGCAGAAGCATGCCTTGTTGCCGTTGAAGAAATCCTGCGCATCCTCCTTATAATCGGGATACATGGCGCACAGAATCTGGTAGCAACGCTTCAAATCGTCATCATGCAGCAGAGGAGCAGCCTCCCACAGAGCGCGTGGGCTTCCATACTTGTTGATGATTACATCCAGATTGCCGAACGGTGTGGTGAT contains the following coding sequences:
- a CDS encoding transposase; the encoded protein is MGDALDQVRKRLWNQARREGDKKTTGTMRGLKYALLKNPDDLTDRQNTALATLGDVDPRGQLYRAWQLKELLRTLLRQPVEQAEAELKRWIGWASRCRIPEVTDLCGKIRRRRDDILRTIRLGYSNARLEAFNNKIKVTIRMAYGFRDTDNLIAMIKLRCSGLPIHLPAPIP
- a CDS encoding DUF6020 family protein, with product MLPEIVLHGDEKKRFAGWGFPVVLGFVFACGTNASTDAIVPFDRPYFYAQWLLFAVLFLAFFQIGFKIVQMGASDGLTKQASKTNAFSNKFLLLRFEYGQSKKSKFKDSLRILAAWLPYIVLLYPGVLYWDTGDQVAQFFGISAFGQKPGKIWDHHPFFDTYLYGGFIWLGHAITGSYNVGIFLYAIAQCVFVAVALACWLSYLKERGVGRVPLKICAMFFCFFPIFPIAFMSLSKDITHAAFFIAWLLMFMRLVDTKLEKIKQPSFFFGFLILGLCSSLSKKMGMYIILFCLIILVFGKFRIRFKAVVAGIAAFLFAIVSIVLPNYYYPRANIVPGGGQAAFAMPIELLGRSAHAYPQDVTDSEKKAIESYLVYSWDQISTQYNPYIADPVTGYKLRKGASTPDFLKAWLKIGLRHPMTYLNGFVCLESGWISFSGNDKSSVSYKDVKKSVQYPVQLQMDASVYTVANEDTLGKLIPNKDKNWAQEIVDSITSILKSIPVVNVLTYVAFWASVFPTFIAYLLWRKRKEYVTAKTMFQLLPYFVSAASLFVYPVSRVTGGSHGGDATRYMFHALLLAPIVIGLLLSLKKKPQKEKK
- a CDS encoding acyltransferase encodes the protein MAENKVKRKHLVYVDVLNIMSCFAVVMLHVSLNVFNPSDTYWTQAVLFQAIAIFAVPIFFMISGMNLIGYADKYDTKTFFKKRLWRVGRALILASVFCYILFCIFPFSFYGAEQYASGIGVRDFVSRFLTNSINDIYWFLYTIIYLYMLTPLLTQIRNNKKTLQYLIVLQFVISILIPLIERFGVPKKYFGTLFNWPLFSSSALLYFLLGFYIANYLWKLPPLWLAGIICVISAGAMFFGGLYTNGYFAVRDVEYHSYVISASSPLCVIEAVALFLCAMQVEQRLREMSPTVLHCIREVSGASLGVYLFHILVINWMGKRNWGNVSQFWGEHMGVRAMVVYLVTLIVVVICRHILMQIKKIFTKRRPDCVA